The following proteins come from a genomic window of Gimesia chilikensis:
- a CDS encoding SGNH/GDSL hydrolase family protein, translating to MLKSIRCLRSTLLILCCLSFIVASLQANDKKTEPTNADEAAAKKAKQEAEINKKFAAWKATLPAKQQAWETVLEENLGGFYLPIYKKQKVAGQKTAWDYVADDPKLPRVLLIGDSVSRGYTQAARNALKGKVNVHRAPANCGPTATGLKKLDVWLGDGNWDLIHFNFGIHDRRTNVDDYEKRLEEIVKRLKQTGAKVVWASSTPIPADWKEGPEMKAKLEEKNAIAAKVMERNGVEIDDLFTFITPHLPEVQNPKDVHFNGKGYDLLGKQVAEYIEGALQEENQK from the coding sequence ATGTTGAAATCAATCCGTTGTCTGCGTTCCACACTGTTGATTCTATGTTGTTTGAGTTTCATCGTAGCCTCGCTGCAGGCGAATGACAAGAAAACCGAGCCGACCAACGCCGACGAGGCTGCTGCTAAAAAAGCGAAGCAGGAAGCGGAGATCAACAAAAAGTTCGCGGCCTGGAAAGCGACACTGCCCGCGAAACAGCAGGCGTGGGAAACCGTGCTCGAGGAAAACCTGGGCGGTTTTTATCTCCCGATCTATAAAAAACAGAAAGTCGCCGGTCAGAAGACCGCCTGGGATTATGTCGCCGATGATCCCAAACTGCCCCGCGTGCTGTTGATTGGAGATTCGGTTTCGCGGGGATACACACAGGCGGCCCGGAACGCCTTAAAAGGGAAAGTGAACGTGCATCGGGCTCCAGCGAACTGCGGACCGACGGCGACGGGCCTGAAGAAACTCGATGTCTGGCTGGGAGACGGCAACTGGGACCTGATCCATTTCAACTTTGGCATTCACGACCGTCGGACCAATGTCGACGACTACGAGAAACGCCTGGAAGAGATTGTGAAACGACTGAAGCAGACCGGTGCGAAGGTGGTCTGGGCCAGCAGTACGCCGATCCCGGCTGACTGGAAAGAGGGACCGGAGATGAAAGCGAAGCTGGAAGAAAAGAATGCGATCGCTGCGAAGGTGATGGAGCGGAACGGTGTAGAGATCGATGATCTGTTTACCTTCATCACGCCGCATCTGCCAGAAGTACAGAATCCGAAAGACGTGCACTTCAACGGCAAAGGCTATGACCTGCTGGGGAAACAGGTAGCGGAATATATTGAGGGGGCACTGCAGGAAGAGAATCAGAAGTAG
- a CDS encoding SMI1/KNR4 family protein produces the protein MTLQDDIQYIQSLLNNFYSEYYAMGVAGEETSAAGVPPEMQAGKINDDGWVQWKILPPRITMDAILELEASFKIVLPDLFRAYLMAACQLFDQVHSQKYDQLIFMTDVPSNNPLGPLKGILTGWQSLIGAGYIPFAQWGDGWGPMCFDNQQRSDGDCPIVWMDHELLIPIGPEQCSERNNLTPLAQPLYDNTRDFLEDVFAI, from the coding sequence ATGACACTTCAGGATGATATCCAGTATATCCAATCACTGTTGAATAATTTCTACTCCGAGTACTACGCGATGGGAGTTGCGGGTGAGGAGACATCAGCAGCAGGTGTCCCTCCCGAGATGCAGGCAGGTAAAATAAACGATGACGGCTGGGTTCAATGGAAAATCCTGCCCCCCCGCATCACTATGGATGCCATTCTGGAACTGGAAGCCTCATTTAAAATTGTACTGCCTGATTTATTCCGCGCTTATTTGATGGCTGCCTGTCAGCTGTTTGACCAGGTTCATAGTCAGAAGTACGATCAGTTGATATTCATGACTGATGTACCAAGTAATAATCCGCTGGGACCATTAAAAGGGATTTTGACTGGTTGGCAATCTTTGATTGGAGCGGGCTACATCCCCTTTGCACAATGGGGTGATGGCTGGGGGCCTATGTGCTTTGATAACCAACAAAGGTCTGATGGAGACTGTCCCATTGTCTGGATGGATCACGAATTACTCATTCCGATAGGACCGGAACAATGCAGCGAACGAAATAATTTGACTCCCCTCGCTCAGCCATTATATGACAATACCAGAGATTTCCTGGAAGATGTTTTTGCAATTTGA
- a CDS encoding multidrug effflux MFS transporter: MSVKREPVAISFAEFVAMMALMQSLVALSIDAMLPALTEIGQDLGAREANDSQLIVSFLFLGLAFGQGVYGPLSDTTGRKPAVYLGFGLFLTGSLFSLFATDLNVMLGGRFLQGLGLAAPRCVIVAIVRDQYEGPAMARVMSFVMTIFIFVPAIAPTLGQGILLIAHWRAIFAALLVCGLLTLAWFALRLPETLSVERRIPFSIARIKSAVIEVCSHRVSLGYTISLGLISSAFLGYLSSAQQIFQKQYKLGTMFPLYFAILALCIGSASFVNGRLVMRFGMQKLSRWSKRFSTVISLLFFVYVLSTGGQPPLWTMMGYMMIILFCFGIMYGNLNAMAMEPLGHIAGIGAAVMGALSTLISVPCGILIGHSYNGTVIPVISGFMLSGVLIVVVMHWVESAPTQATGETV; the protein is encoded by the coding sequence TTGAGTGTGAAACGAGAACCCGTCGCGATTTCCTTTGCGGAATTTGTGGCGATGATGGCTTTGATGCAGTCGCTGGTGGCACTTTCGATCGATGCGATGCTGCCTGCCCTGACGGAAATTGGTCAGGATCTGGGGGCCCGTGAGGCCAATGACAGCCAGCTGATTGTCTCGTTTCTGTTTCTGGGGCTCGCGTTCGGGCAGGGCGTGTATGGTCCACTCTCAGACACCACCGGCCGAAAACCAGCTGTCTACCTCGGATTCGGCCTGTTTCTGACCGGCAGCCTGTTTTCTCTGTTTGCTACAGATCTGAACGTCATGCTGGGGGGACGGTTTCTCCAGGGGCTCGGGCTGGCAGCGCCCCGGTGTGTCATCGTGGCAATCGTCCGCGATCAGTACGAAGGCCCCGCAATGGCCCGGGTCATGTCGTTTGTGATGACGATCTTCATTTTCGTTCCGGCAATCGCACCTACCTTGGGGCAGGGTATTTTACTGATCGCACACTGGCGCGCCATCTTTGCTGCGTTACTGGTCTGCGGACTGCTGACCCTGGCCTGGTTTGCGCTGCGTCTGCCCGAAACTCTGAGTGTAGAGCGGCGGATTCCCTTCTCGATCGCACGCATCAAATCTGCTGTGATTGAAGTCTGCTCACACCGCGTTTCGCTGGGTTACACGATTTCTCTGGGGTTGATCTCCAGTGCGTTCCTGGGATATCTGAGTTCCGCCCAGCAGATCTTTCAGAAACAGTACAAGCTGGGAACCATGTTTCCGCTGTACTTCGCCATCCTGGCCCTCTGTATCGGCAGTGCTTCGTTTGTGAACGGGCGACTGGTCATGCGGTTCGGGATGCAGAAGCTGTCGCGGTGGTCCAAACGGTTTTCGACGGTCATCTCCCTGCTGTTCTTCGTGTACGTTCTGAGTACGGGAGGACAGCCCCCGCTGTGGACGATGATGGGCTATATGATGATCATCCTGTTCTGCTTCGGGATCATGTATGGCAATCTGAATGCGATGGCGATGGAGCCGCTGGGGCATATCGCCGGCATCGGAGCGGCAGTGATGGGGGCACTTTCGACGCTGATCTCGGTTCCCTGCGGGATTCTGATTGGTCACAGTTATAACGGCACAGTCATTCCGGTCATCAGTGGATTCATGCTCTCCGGAGTGCTGATTGTGGTTGTGATGCACTGGGTGGAATCCGCGCCGACACAGGCTACGGGAGAGACTGTCTGA
- a CDS encoding inositol-3-phosphate synthase produces MTQQRIGIWIIGAWGGVATTAAVGLSALTKGLTGTSGLVSENPYFKKLNLRDWDQFVIGGHEIRDTSFVEAAKYFSENSGVFHPALLQAVEEDLKSYDENVKPGTLIHVGDTIRSLAGDAVRKFDTETLQETLARLTADIKEFQEKHDLGHVVVVNLASTEPPVDEAAKSLSLAELKDALENGVTSPVPASSLYAIAAMEAGCSHLNFTPSAATDLPAMIELAEEKQVLHGGRDGKTGETLMKSVLAPMFAHRNLNVMSWVGHNIFGNLDGKVLDDPVNKSNKVHSKDHLLTEILGYKPQTLVSIEYIESMGDWKTAWDHIHFQGFLDTKMALQFTWQGTDSILAAPLMLDMVRFTEREWRRGGRSGVMSYLSSFFKSPMQATTPEFERQYQQLEAWADAVSEE; encoded by the coding sequence ATGACGCAACAACGTATCGGGATTTGGATTATCGGAGCATGGGGCGGTGTGGCTACCACAGCCGCAGTGGGGCTTTCCGCATTGACGAAAGGCCTGACCGGAACCAGCGGTCTTGTTTCAGAAAATCCCTACTTCAAGAAACTGAACCTGCGCGACTGGGATCAGTTCGTCATCGGCGGTCACGAAATCCGCGATACCTCGTTTGTCGAAGCCGCGAAATACTTCAGTGAAAACTCAGGCGTGTTCCACCCCGCGCTGTTGCAGGCCGTCGAAGAAGACCTCAAGTCCTACGATGAAAACGTCAAGCCGGGAACGCTGATCCATGTCGGAGATACGATTCGATCTCTCGCCGGTGATGCCGTTCGTAAGTTCGATACAGAAACTCTACAGGAAACCCTGGCCCGTCTGACTGCGGATATCAAAGAGTTCCAGGAAAAGCATGATCTGGGCCACGTCGTTGTGGTCAACCTGGCTTCCACGGAACCGCCGGTCGATGAAGCAGCGAAATCGCTCAGCCTGGCTGAACTCAAAGATGCCCTCGAAAACGGAGTGACATCTCCGGTTCCCGCCAGTTCGCTGTATGCGATTGCCGCGATGGAAGCCGGCTGTTCGCATCTCAACTTCACTCCTTCCGCAGCCACCGATCTGCCGGCCATGATCGAACTGGCAGAAGAGAAACAGGTCCTGCACGGAGGACGGGACGGTAAGACCGGTGAGACTCTGATGAAGAGTGTACTGGCCCCGATGTTTGCTCATCGTAACCTCAACGTGATGAGTTGGGTCGGACATAATATCTTTGGAAACCTCGATGGCAAAGTGCTGGACGATCCAGTCAATAAATCGAACAAGGTGCATTCAAAGGATCATCTGCTGACCGAAATCCTGGGATACAAGCCGCAGACGCTGGTCTCCATCGAATACATTGAATCGATGGGTGACTGGAAGACCGCCTGGGACCACATTCACTTCCAGGGCTTCCTCGATACCAAAATGGCTCTGCAGTTCACCTGGCAGGGAACCGATTCGATTCTGGCTGCTCCGCTGATGCTCGACATGGTTCGCTTTACCGAACGGGAATGGCGGCGCGGTGGTCGCAGCGGTGTGATGTCGTATCTGAGTTCGTTCTTCAAGAGCCCGATGCAGGCAACCACGCCCGAATTTGAACGCCAGTACCAGCAGCTGGAAGCCTGGGCCGACGCCGTTTCCGAGGAATAG
- a CDS encoding DUF1569 domain-containing protein — protein MIEDLRELKFVRLEDAVAEVESLLQTGYTQRGKWNLAQICRHLSLVQDPALDGYPRWMLIYAPLWPVMRRLFLPRLLKGDSPQGIPTTPIFVPAADLADASEAEHFAQSVARFKSHEGRYHWHPGFGRLDRETLETVYTTHAAHHLRFLEPQADGEEVKCS, from the coding sequence ATGATTGAAGATTTGCGGGAACTGAAGTTCGTACGGCTGGAGGACGCGGTTGCGGAAGTGGAGTCGCTGTTACAGACCGGCTACACCCAGCGGGGCAAGTGGAATCTGGCCCAGATCTGTCGGCACTTGTCGCTAGTGCAGGATCCCGCACTCGACGGATACCCGAGATGGATGCTGATCTATGCTCCTCTCTGGCCGGTGATGCGTCGGCTGTTCCTGCCGCGTCTGCTCAAGGGAGATTCTCCCCAGGGAATTCCGACAACTCCGATTTTCGTGCCGGCAGCGGACCTGGCAGACGCCTCGGAAGCGGAACACTTTGCCCAGAGCGTGGCCCGCTTCAAATCCCATGAGGGACGCTACCACTGGCATCCCGGCTTCGGCCGCCTGGATCGCGAAACGCTGGAAACCGTTTACACAACCCACGCCGCCCATCACCTGCGGTTTCTGGAACCGCAGGCAGATGGGGAGGAAGTGAAATGTTCTTGA
- a CDS encoding FHA domain-containing serine/threonine-protein kinase — translation MSKPQDVPSFLELLQESHLLSEDKLRAVIEEFDLESAEKPKEAAQRLVTGKVLTRYQGERLLAGRKRGFFIDKYKVLEVLGFGGMGSLYLAEHLETKEPVALKVLNDKCRNDAGMLTRLKLEASAGSRLDHPHIVRTISYEGSGAVCFIAMEFIKGISLLELVLLKQKSLPSPQVCDVIAQAALGLEEAHQAGIIHRDLKPENLIIDSQGYVKVLDFGLALLKDNPDAEFSLSMIFGHGCVGTPEYIAPEQSREGTTVDARADVYGLGGTMYFLLTGKLPFPKGTAAQKIQAHREQAPRSIAEIAPAIPAEVVAIVEKMMAKAPEDRYQSMAEVAAALEPFAERQPVEFRFNKVVSQRVQHAKARSAIAQSSIVKPQLSSRIATASHVAEQAKQQQKSDGIERLTRGESDISKSGILRRGVPTESTDHMAQEASDAMVKDFQPIELIDLDDKRRFPIFKQRVTLGRNPTCDIQIDRPGISGNHCEFHYENTGWIVTDLKSKNGTEVDGRRIQEQILFPGNTLSLAASYHFRVASPNQYVQKNKKKPMLIAASVLAGICLIAGIGYWLLS, via the coding sequence ATGTCGAAACCACAAGACGTACCGTCATTTCTGGAATTACTGCAGGAGAGCCATCTGCTCTCGGAAGACAAACTTCGCGCCGTCATTGAAGAATTCGACCTGGAATCCGCCGAAAAGCCCAAGGAGGCCGCTCAACGTCTGGTCACTGGGAAAGTCTTGACGCGTTATCAGGGCGAACGCCTGCTGGCCGGCCGTAAACGTGGTTTCTTCATCGACAAATATAAGGTGCTGGAAGTCCTCGGCTTCGGCGGCATGGGCAGCCTGTATCTTGCGGAGCACCTGGAGACGAAGGAACCGGTCGCCCTCAAGGTCCTCAATGACAAATGTCGCAACGACGCGGGCATGCTGACCCGGCTCAAACTGGAAGCCTCAGCCGGATCGCGTCTCGATCACCCCCACATTGTCCGCACGATCTCCTATGAAGGATCAGGGGCCGTCTGTTTTATCGCGATGGAATTTATCAAAGGCATCAGCCTGCTGGAACTGGTGCTGCTCAAACAGAAGTCGCTCCCCTCTCCCCAGGTCTGCGATGTCATCGCCCAGGCCGCTCTGGGGCTGGAAGAAGCCCATCAGGCAGGCATTATCCACCGCGACCTCAAACCGGAAAACCTGATCATCGATTCCCAGGGTTATGTCAAAGTACTCGACTTTGGTCTGGCCCTGCTCAAAGACAATCCCGATGCGGAATTCTCACTCTCGATGATCTTTGGACACGGCTGTGTGGGGACCCCCGAATACATTGCCCCCGAGCAGTCCCGCGAAGGCACCACCGTTGATGCCCGGGCCGATGTTTACGGACTGGGGGGGACGATGTATTTCCTCCTGACCGGTAAACTCCCCTTCCCCAAAGGGACCGCTGCTCAGAAAATTCAGGCCCACCGCGAACAGGCCCCCCGGTCGATCGCCGAAATCGCACCCGCGATCCCTGCTGAGGTCGTCGCGATCGTCGAAAAAATGATGGCCAAGGCTCCCGAGGATCGTTATCAGTCGATGGCAGAAGTTGCCGCGGCCCTGGAACCGTTCGCCGAACGCCAGCCGGTTGAATTCCGCTTCAATAAAGTTGTCTCGCAGCGGGTTCAGCATGCCAAGGCCCGCAGTGCGATCGCTCAGTCGAGTATTGTTAAACCGCAGCTCTCTTCACGCATTGCAACCGCCAGTCATGTTGCCGAACAGGCTAAGCAGCAACAGAAATCAGACGGCATCGAACGCCTGACCCGCGGCGAATCGGACATTTCCAAGAGTGGCATCCTCCGTCGTGGCGTTCCCACCGAATCAACAGACCACATGGCTCAGGAAGCCTCGGACGCCATGGTCAAAGACTTTCAACCGATTGAACTGATCGACCTCGACGATAAACGCCGGTTCCCGATCTTCAAACAGCGGGTGACCCTCGGCCGGAATCCGACCTGCGATATCCAGATTGATCGCCCCGGCATTTCAGGCAATCACTGCGAATTTCACTACGAGAACACCGGCTGGATCGTCACCGATCTCAAAAGCAAAAACGGCACCGAAGTCGACGGCCGACGAATTCAGGAACAGATCCTCTTCCCCGGCAACACTCTGTCACTGGCCGCCAGCTATCACTTCCGCGTCGCCTCGCCGAATCAGTACGTCCAGAAAAACAAGAAGAAGCCGATGTTGATCGCCGCCTCCGTCCTGGCCGGCATCTGTCTCATCGCCGGCATCGGCTACTGGCTGCTGTCTTAA
- a CDS encoding WD40 repeat domain-containing protein, with protein MAVCYSKSGKELAAVDSAGVLAIWDIGQKMLIGKIQLPYQMNEHAQLEWDSNGKILLCWSHDVGAFVIDRLLMKQKTIFSKSEELLQLHPYRYLSTQSLRILPDGKSLLRVQSAIFNVPDEVREAVAASSFLEVIDIEKKKVLKLDTPKYIMDIKYVKEGQFLATDWDASLYSGSVKDASQNMQVLRQTNKQRQELYDNLTMIYRGLMGLSADGKYLVVSGVSGEFKYDKSGNVINSVTGVVDVFHLKPFRKLNTLSITKIDYEDQRISNLFSQLNTICISPDGTYIAAGSLSGIVQIWDRQQMQSLRVIELKHEDTPRDIRFAPGDRPCFAFIAGDESVFYYCDLNKKQEFKLSSVETFDWSVDGKQLAVARKEEGAVLLFDFNE; from the coding sequence ATGGCAGTCTGTTACTCAAAATCCGGAAAAGAACTGGCTGCGGTCGACAGTGCAGGAGTGCTCGCGATCTGGGACATCGGTCAAAAAATGCTCATTGGAAAAATTCAGCTTCCTTATCAAATGAATGAGCACGCTCAGTTGGAATGGGATTCTAACGGAAAAATCTTACTCTGCTGGTCTCATGATGTCGGTGCGTTTGTAATTGACCGTCTGCTGATGAAGCAGAAAACCATTTTCTCAAAGTCGGAAGAACTGCTGCAACTGCATCCTTATCGATACCTGTCAACGCAGTCTCTAAGAATATTGCCAGATGGCAAATCTCTTCTGCGTGTTCAATCTGCGATATTTAATGTGCCTGATGAAGTTCGGGAGGCAGTTGCAGCTTCCTCGTTTTTAGAGGTTATTGATATCGAGAAGAAAAAAGTCCTGAAACTGGACACACCCAAATACATCATGGACATTAAATATGTTAAGGAGGGGCAATTCCTGGCTACTGACTGGGATGCATCCTTGTATTCCGGGAGCGTGAAAGATGCCTCTCAAAATATGCAGGTTCTGAGGCAAACCAATAAACAGAGGCAGGAACTCTATGATAACCTGACAATGATTTATCGGGGCTTGATGGGGCTGTCTGCGGATGGGAAATACCTGGTGGTGAGCGGGGTGTCTGGTGAGTTTAAGTATGACAAATCTGGCAATGTGATAAATAGCGTTACCGGTGTGGTCGATGTCTTTCACCTCAAACCTTTCAGGAAACTCAACACATTGTCAATCACCAAGATTGATTATGAAGACCAGAGGATTTCGAATTTATTCAGTCAGCTGAACACAATCTGTATTTCTCCAGATGGAACTTACATTGCTGCAGGCTCTCTGAGTGGGATTGTCCAGATCTGGGATCGTCAGCAGATGCAAAGCTTGCGCGTGATCGAACTTAAACACGAAGATACTCCTCGAGATATTCGATTTGCTCCGGGAGATCGGCCTTGCTTTGCATTTATTGCCGGTGATGAGAGCGTGTTCTACTACTGTGATTTAAACAAAAAGCAGGAGTTCAAATTAAGTAGCGTTGAAACATTTGACTGGTCAGTAGATGGAAAGCAGCTTGCTGTCGCGAGAAAAGAAGAGGGGGCAGTGCTCCTGTTTGATTTCAATGAATAG
- a CDS encoding CHAD domain-containing protein — protein sequence MSYQFEQGESLADGVRRIAGHQVHKAIQELQDSESDRHEAIHEVRKRFKKLRGLIRIVRSGLGDDYSRINVWYRDAGRKLSRVRDAESMLESLAKLKQRFDDPAYVDLFAAFECCFRERKQQLVEEWIDLDQELQQLCDELQTALQQIDEWKIKGKADKILKRGLQRNYRRGAEALAELYVQPHDELFHECRKRSKYLMYHLRLLKKVWEPIVAAQLEELDQLNDYLGDDHDLAVMTSQLTSEPERFGATSDIDQLLTLIGQQREELQSAGLALADRIYAEQPKAFAQRLQAYWKLWQSRSLPRT from the coding sequence ATGAGTTATCAGTTCGAACAAGGTGAATCACTGGCAGATGGCGTGCGACGGATTGCCGGTCATCAGGTGCATAAGGCAATCCAGGAACTGCAGGATTCAGAATCGGACCGGCACGAGGCCATTCATGAAGTTCGCAAACGGTTCAAGAAACTGCGGGGGTTGATTCGAATCGTCCGATCGGGACTGGGAGACGACTACAGCCGCATCAATGTCTGGTATCGCGATGCAGGACGCAAACTGTCCCGCGTCCGCGATGCAGAATCGATGCTGGAATCTCTGGCGAAACTCAAGCAACGCTTCGACGATCCCGCATACGTAGACCTGTTTGCCGCTTTTGAATGCTGTTTCCGAGAACGCAAGCAGCAACTGGTGGAAGAGTGGATTGACCTGGATCAGGAACTGCAGCAGCTGTGTGACGAACTGCAGACCGCACTCCAGCAGATTGACGAGTGGAAGATCAAAGGCAAAGCAGACAAGATTCTCAAACGCGGATTGCAGCGGAATTACCGTCGCGGTGCTGAGGCACTGGCGGAACTGTATGTGCAACCGCACGATGAACTCTTTCACGAGTGCCGCAAACGCAGCAAGTATCTGATGTATCATCTGCGCCTGCTGAAAAAAGTCTGGGAGCCGATTGTGGCAGCGCAGCTTGAGGAGCTCGACCAGTTAAACGACTACCTCGGCGACGATCACGATCTGGCGGTGATGACCAGTCAGCTGACCAGCGAACCGGAACGGTTCGGCGCGACCAGCGACATCGATCAACTCTTAACGCTGATCGGTCAACAAAGGGAAGAATTACAATCAGCGGGACTGGCACTGGCCGATCGCATCTATGCGGAACAGCCCAAAGCATTCGCGCAGCGTCTGCAGGCTTACTGGAAGCTGTGGCAAAGCCGTTCATTACCCAGAACGTGA
- a CDS encoding GNAT family N-acetyltransferase — MFTTRDATLDDLPAIVDIYNQSIPAGTATADTRPITVESRRPWFAQFSPEKRPIWVAEDEAGQIAGCIYVTSFYAGRPAYDKTAEVSLYLSNSHQKQGLGTFLLQKMIDACPSLGITTLVGMHFDHNEATKHLNEKFGFEVCGHLPEIAEVHGQKRGLLISLLRIPESPED; from the coding sequence ATGTTTACGACCCGCGATGCCACTCTGGATGACCTGCCTGCGATTGTCGACATCTACAACCAGTCGATTCCCGCCGGCACTGCGACGGCAGATACCCGGCCGATTACCGTTGAAAGCCGCCGACCGTGGTTTGCCCAGTTCTCACCAGAGAAACGCCCCATCTGGGTGGCTGAAGACGAAGCGGGACAGATCGCCGGTTGCATCTATGTGACCTCTTTCTACGCGGGACGGCCGGCGTATGACAAGACGGCCGAAGTCAGTCTCTACCTGTCGAACTCCCACCAGAAGCAGGGACTGGGCACATTTCTGCTGCAGAAAATGATCGATGCCTGCCCTTCTCTGGGAATCACAACCCTGGTCGGCATGCACTTCGATCACAACGAAGCTACGAAACATCTGAATGAAAAGTTCGGCTTCGAAGTCTGCGGGCACCTGCCTGAAATCGCTGAAGTACACGGACAGAAACGGGGACTGCTGATCTCCCTGCTGCGCATCCCCGAATCTCCGGAAGACTGA
- a CDS encoding UbiA family prenyltransferase — translation MSDIILGFLLTHNSFEPRLDFGLLLVASAGLYLAGMVFNDVFDRKVDAEERPSRPIPSGRISTRNAAVLGGMLMLAGVGAAQTVGTQSLIVAGLLVVAILGYDVILKKTFLGPVIMGSCRFLNLMLGASAVAREINLWVKPQLRIAAAMGLFIMGLTWFARMEAKQSHRGHLVGGLLVINAGLGGLVWMLATYPWPREINLTMVLAAAGVVILTINRRLVQAILNPAPQNVQIAVKTMLISYVMLNAIMVFVWTTNPAYAILTAALLLPTILLSRWMAVT, via the coding sequence ATGTCGGACATCATCCTGGGGTTTCTGCTGACGCATAATTCGTTTGAGCCACGGCTGGATTTCGGATTGTTGCTGGTCGCATCAGCGGGACTGTACCTCGCAGGGATGGTCTTCAACGATGTCTTCGACCGGAAAGTGGATGCCGAAGAACGGCCGTCCCGCCCAATTCCTTCCGGACGCATATCTACTCGGAACGCTGCGGTGCTGGGTGGTATGTTGATGCTGGCCGGTGTCGGTGCAGCCCAGACGGTGGGGACGCAGAGTCTGATTGTCGCCGGCCTGCTGGTTGTCGCGATTCTGGGCTATGACGTGATTTTGAAGAAGACGTTCCTCGGTCCGGTCATAATGGGCAGCTGTCGATTCCTGAACCTGATGCTGGGAGCCAGTGCGGTGGCACGCGAGATCAATCTGTGGGTCAAACCGCAATTACGCATCGCGGCTGCTATGGGGCTCTTCATTATGGGGCTCACCTGGTTTGCCCGGATGGAAGCGAAACAGAGTCATCGTGGTCACCTTGTTGGAGGCCTGCTGGTGATTAACGCTGGGCTGGGTGGCCTGGTCTGGATGCTGGCGACCTATCCCTGGCCGCGGGAAATCAATCTGACGATGGTCCTGGCGGCGGCAGGTGTGGTCATTCTGACCATTAACCGGCGGCTGGTGCAGGCCATTCTCAACCCCGCCCCCCAAAACGTGCAGATCGCCGTCAAGACCATGCTCATCTCTTACGTGATGCTGAATGCGATCATGGTCTTTGTCTGGACGACCAACCCTGCCTACGCGATTCTGACAGCCGCGTTGCTGCTGCCCACGATCCTGCTTTCCCGCTGGATGGCGGTCACCTGA
- a CDS encoding HpcH/HpaI aldolase family protein, translating to MSDSFRSQLKQGKLLIAPMVTFSCPEAAEILADVGYDWLFLDAEHSTFAPSDLQAIVGRVSHKIPSLVRLPAPEEVSIKKALDLGAAGIIAPQVNSVEQSEQIVSWSRYSPEGTRGVGLGRAHGYGFAFDDYLAKANEETTVVVQAEHIDAVNAIEQIVAVPGVDAVLIGPYDLSASMKRIGEIDHPEVTGAIDHVTEVCQRYNMPLGIFGVTVDAVKPYIDKGFTLITVGVDTVMLGHAARKMLGQVKG from the coding sequence ATGTCTGACTCATTCCGCTCGCAACTCAAACAGGGGAAACTGCTGATTGCCCCCATGGTCACCTTTTCCTGCCCGGAAGCCGCCGAGATCCTGGCGGACGTCGGCTACGACTGGCTGTTCCTCGACGCCGAACACAGCACCTTCGCCCCCTCCGATCTGCAGGCCATCGTGGGTCGGGTGAGTCACAAGATCCCCAGCCTGGTCCGGCTGCCCGCCCCCGAAGAAGTCTCCATCAAGAAAGCCCTCGATCTGGGTGCCGCCGGCATCATCGCTCCGCAGGTCAATTCCGTGGAACAGTCCGAACAGATCGTCTCCTGGTCCCGCTACTCGCCTGAAGGAACCCGGGGGGTCGGCCTGGGTCGCGCCCACGGCTACGGCTTTGCCTTTGATGACTACCTGGCCAAAGCGAATGAGGAAACCACCGTCGTCGTTCAGGCCGAGCACATCGATGCGGTCAACGCCATTGAACAGATCGTTGCCGTCCCCGGCGTCGACGCAGTTTTGATCGGCCCCTACGATCTCTCTGCCAGTATGAAACGCATCGGCGAGATCGATCATCCCGAAGTGACTGGCGCCATCGACCATGTGACCGAAGTCTGTCAGAGATACAACATGCCCCTGGGCATCTTCGGCGTCACCGTGGACGCAGTCAAACCCTACATCGACAAAGGCTTCACCCTGATCACCGTCGGCGTCGACACCGTCATGCTGGGCCACGCCGCCCGCAAAATGCTGGGACAGGTTAAAGGGTAA